From Marinobacterium sp. LSUCC0821, a single genomic window includes:
- a CDS encoding fumarylacetoacetate hydrolase family protein, with translation MSGKLIFEARPPMTVAIANSEARYPVNRVFCVGRNYLAHASEMGVTVDKATQEPFYFMKDPSNVIASGSTVAYPPMSSNYHYEMEFVVAIGKAGFEVAEADADELIYGYACGLDMTRRDLQLKAREAGRPWDLGKNFEKSAVISPIVTRESVGTINEGAIELRVDGATKQSSDLNLLIWNVREIIAHLSKFYHLEPGDLIYTGTPEGVGPVVAGEKIEGSIANVGTIELTIA, from the coding sequence ATGAGCGGAAAACTAATTTTTGAAGCTAGGCCACCAATGACAGTGGCTATCGCCAACAGCGAAGCACGTTACCCTGTTAATCGTGTCTTTTGTGTCGGTCGTAACTACCTGGCTCACGCCTCTGAAATGGGCGTTACTGTTGATAAAGCGACACAGGAGCCTTTCTACTTTATGAAAGATCCTAGTAACGTGATCGCTTCTGGTAGCACCGTTGCTTATCCTCCAATGTCGTCAAACTACCACTATGAGATGGAGTTTGTTGTAGCGATTGGTAAAGCCGGTTTTGAAGTGGCTGAAGCGGATGCAGATGAACTTATCTACGGATACGCTTGTGGTCTGGATATGACTCGCCGTGACCTTCAGTTGAAGGCACGTGAAGCTGGCCGTCCATGGGATCTAGGTAAGAACTTTGAAAAGTCAGCAGTGATCTCGCCAATAGTGACTCGTGAATCAGTGGGGACTATTAATGAGGGTGCCATTGAATTACGCGTGGATGGTGCGACTAAACAATCATCAGATCTAAATCTTTTGATTTGGAATGTTCGTGAAATTATTGCCCATCTATCTAAGTTCTATCATCTAGAGCCAGGCGACCTCATATACACTGGTACCCCTGAAGGTGTAGGTCCTGTAGTAGCAGGAGAGAAGATCGAAGGTTCGATCGCAAACGTTGGCACTATCGAGTTGACGATCGCTTAA
- a CDS encoding cupin domain-containing protein — translation MTQLGTLEELPQSYRDALTERNLVPLWPAMRSVLPYKVPTRDTSVTKWDYQSLRPLLMQAGELTPIEKAERRVLILANPGHGLENIQATPSIYLGMQLILPGETAPNHRHTPSAVRVIVEGEGAFTTVDGEPCKMERGDLILTPAGKWHEHTHEGDGPIVWLDVLDLPLIYRLNGSWAIEGELQNSDKVRDKSYSDYSAAGVVPNINLTRGSDNTPQLRYPWSKTRACLVEMAADHSDGLLSISYVNPETGRSIFPSIGFGAIMLRPGETQTLPKRTTPVIFHVLEGEGSMAVEGHPSTDGTPQGFVEKDTLSAPGYTHITLTNLSSSEPLFLMTADESPLHEYLGIF, via the coding sequence ATGACACAACTCGGAACATTAGAAGAGCTACCGCAGAGCTACCGTGACGCCCTTACTGAACGCAACCTCGTGCCTTTATGGCCAGCAATGCGTTCGGTGCTCCCTTACAAAGTCCCAACCCGTGATACCTCAGTAACCAAGTGGGATTACCAAAGCCTACGTCCGCTGTTGATGCAGGCGGGTGAACTCACGCCAATTGAAAAAGCGGAGCGTCGCGTGTTGATTCTCGCGAACCCCGGGCATGGGCTAGAGAATATCCAAGCGACTCCGAGTATCTACCTAGGTATGCAGTTGATCTTGCCAGGTGAGACAGCGCCAAACCACCGTCACACCCCAAGTGCAGTTCGTGTGATTGTTGAGGGGGAGGGGGCATTCACAACCGTCGATGGTGAGCCCTGTAAAATGGAGCGCGGTGATCTGATACTCACCCCCGCGGGCAAGTGGCATGAGCATACCCATGAGGGAGATGGGCCAATCGTCTGGTTGGATGTGTTGGATTTGCCCCTTATCTATCGCTTAAACGGTTCTTGGGCGATTGAGGGTGAGTTACAAAACAGTGATAAGGTGCGGGATAAATCCTATTCAGACTACAGTGCTGCTGGTGTTGTGCCTAATATCAATTTAACTCGCGGCAGTGATAATACACCGCAACTTCGATACCCTTGGAGCAAGACGCGCGCCTGTCTTGTCGAGATGGCTGCTGACCATAGCGACGGGCTTTTGAGCATCTCATACGTAAATCCTGAAACGGGTAGAAGCATTTTTCCGAGTATCGGATTTGGTGCGATCATGTTGCGTCCAGGTGAGACCCAAACGCTTCCGAAGCGCACCACGCCTGTCATCTTTCATGTGCTTGAAGGCGAGGGAAGTATGGCGGTTGAGGGGCATCCTTCTACGGATGGAACTCCTCAGGGATTTGTTGAGAAGGATACATTGAGTGCACCGGGTTACACCCATATCACACTGACTAATCTATCTAGTAGTGAACCACTCTTTTTAATGACTGCAGATGAATCTCCTCTGCACGAATATTTAGGCATTTTTTAA